Genomic DNA from Paenibacillus donghaensis:
CTTGTGCAAGGGGATGCCAGTGATAGAATACGTGCGCAGACGCAGGCTGTCGCTGGCCGCAAGTGAGTTGTTTAACGGACGAAGGATCATCGATATTGCGCTGGACTATGGATTTGAGACGCAGAGCGGATTCACCAAAGCTTTTCGCAAAAGCTTCGGCTACAGTCCCGGGCAATATGCAGCACGCCTCAGCAGATTCACGGCAACGGCAACAGCATTAGAACAGGGAGGGTATCCTATGAAACCAGTAATTGTGACGATACCTGCTTTTAAAGTGGCGGGATATGGCATTGAGACTAATATTGCCGGGGGCAGCTACACCAAGGACATCGCATCCTTCTGGAGCCACTATGAGGGGGAGAACCTGGAGTCCAAAATGTATGAAATTCTCGACCCGCCCCAGCACGGGGAGGTGGGGTTATGTGTGCCTTCTCCCACTGAGCAGAACGGGAACGCCACTTACCTGCTGGGTGTGATTGTCGAGGATTTCAGCCAGGTGACCGCCGACATGCTCACGATCGAGGTGCCGACAGCGGAATATGCTGTGTTCACCACGCCGCCGGTAGATATCTCGGGTGAGCAGGAGTCGGATGAGTTTGCACGGGTGATCCAGAGCACCTGGAAATACATTTTTGAGGTCTGGTTTCCGGAGAGCGGCTATGTGTATGACGAGCGCAAGCTGGATTTCGAGTTCTACGATGAGCGCTGCCATGCCAGACCGGATACGGTGATGGAGATTTATGTTCCGGTACAGGCGGGGTAGAAGGCAGACTACAAATCGATCGAAATCAGCTGGATATTGGCCGCAATTCCGCCGATCTCAATCTTCGAGATGTGCTGATCGGCAGTGACACTTAAGCGCCCGCGGATCTCCGACGGCTGGTTCATGGCATACCCTTGAGCTAGAACCACCTCACGTGCCTGCTCTGCCGACAGTCTGCCATGATGGTATAAATAACATAATAAGGCGCCATTGGAGGTCCCGGTCGCACTCTCTTCGGGAATATCGTACAGCGGGGCGAAGTTTCTGCACTCGGCGGTAGTCCCGGCGGGAGTATCCAGTGCGAACAGATGGTAGCCTACTGCGTCATGCTGCCTGCATATCTCAATGATTTGAGCAGAATCCGGCTCAATCCGCCGCAGCATATCAACGCTATGGACCGGCACCAGAATATCGCGCAGCCCTGTAGATACAATCTGTACCGGCAAGTCGGCATCCAGTGCATCGGGAGAGATCCGCAACGATTCGGCAATCGGCAGCTTGTCGAGAATGTCGCCAAACTGCGGCAGCGCCTGTGCCAGATAAATATAACCGTCTGCCTGCACATTAACCTCCAGAATGCCCGCACCTGTCTCCAGCGAGTAGATTCCAGCCCGGATCTGCCCTTGCGAGAACATCAGACTGAAGGTGGCAATCGTGGCATGGCCGCATACATCCACCTCATGGCCAGGTGTGAAATAGCGCAGCTTGTAATCGGCTCTCACTGATTCCTCCATGAAGGCAGTCTCCGAGAAGCCGACCTTGGCTGCAACCTGCTGCATCTGGTCCGCTGTCAGGGAATCTGCGCCGAGCACGACCCCGGCCGGATTCCCGCCGGAATGATTGTGGGCAAAAGCATCTAGCGTATAAACCTTAACCATCCTGTATATTCACTCCGTTTCTTGATGTTGTATTTCTGCCTGTAGATATAGATCATAGGTCATTTGTCTCGAAAAAACAAAGCCAGCCGTGCTCCGGTAAACCGGAAGCCAGCTGGCTTGTCGTATGATTGCTGATCTACATTCACATAAACTTCCGCTGCACCCGCTTGCCGTCATAGGTGAACAGCGCTTTTTTATCCTCCACCACGGTCTGCAGATGTACGGTCCTGCCCCACAGCTTGTAGAGATGCGGCAGTGTGCGCTCCAGGTATTTCAGGTCCAGCTCAATGCTCTCATAGCGGTGGATGATCAGCAGCTCGCCGTTGCGCTCATAGTCGGCATCCTGGATCACCAGGTACGGCGAACCGCCGTTGACCCGGGCCAGCACCAGCTGGTCGCGCACATGCTCCCAGGCTTTGTCGGTAATCTTCCATTCCGGGCCTTTTTTCTCAAAAATATAAAGGTCCAGATCGTTCACCAACTCCTTGGACAGATAGCTGCGGATGAAAGAGATGTCGGATTCCAGTTCGCGCACCTCGAACATTTTGTCCCGGTCCCAGCGGCGTTCGATGTCCTCGAAGATCTTCAGCCCCAGATAATAGGGATTCAGGATCTGCCGGGACGGCTGCACCACGGAGGAGTTTAGCTTGGCGTATTCAATCGTCTCCTCGGAGGTCAGATCCAGCTCGCGCATGATCCGCTGATGCCAGTAGGAGGCCCAGCCTTCGTTCATGATCTTCGTCTCCATCTGCGGCCAGAAATAGAGCATCTCGTCGTGAAGCATGGTCATAATGTCACGCTGCCAGTCCTCCAGAGCGGTGGAATATTGCTGGATGAACCAGACGATGTCCTTCTCCGGCTCTGGCGGGAACGCGCGGGTGGAGGAGGGGGCTTCTTCCGGCCCGGCTTGGTTTGGATCGAGGTCCCACAGTTCATTGTAGGGGTTAGCCGGACGGTTGCTGCCGGGAGGGGTGAGCTTGCGTTCCTTCATTTTGGCTTCCAGCAGATGGGTCTTGCCCAGCTTGCGCGGCTGGATCAGACTGGGATCGATATGCTCCTGCACGGCAAGCACGGAATCGATGAAGCTCTCGACGGCTTCGGTGCCGTAGGTGACGGAATAATCGGCGATCCGGTCGGCGGTGGCGGACATGCTCTCGACCATATCCCGGTTGGACATGGAGAAGCGCATATTGTTCTTGAAGAAATCGCAGTGTGCCAGCACATGCGCGACGATCAGCTTGTTCTGGACCAGCGAGTTGCCGTCGAGCAGGAAGGCGTAACACGGATTGGAGTTGATGACCAATTCATAAATTTTGCTGAGGCCAAAATCGTATTGCGATTTCATTTTATGAAAGGTTTTGCCGAAGCTCCAGTGTCCAAACCGGGTCGGCATGCCGTAGGCACCAAAGGTATAGATAATATCGGCGGGGCATATTTCATAACGCATCGGATAGAAGTCCAGGCCGAACCCGGTGGCAATCTCGGTAATTTCGGCGATGGACCGCTCCAGCGCTTGAATCTCACTCTCTGGCATGAACGTATCGCTCCCTTCTGCTTG
This window encodes:
- a CDS encoding PhzF family phenazine biosynthesis protein translates to MVKVYTLDAFAHNHSGGNPAGVVLGADSLTADQMQQVAAKVGFSETAFMEESVRADYKLRYFTPGHEVDVCGHATIATFSLMFSQGQIRAGIYSLETGAGILEVNVQADGYIYLAQALPQFGDILDKLPIAESLRISPDALDADLPVQIVSTGLRDILVPVHSVDMLRRIEPDSAQIIEICRQHDAVGYHLFALDTPAGTTAECRNFAPLYDIPEESATGTSNGALLCYLYHHGRLSAEQAREVVLAQGYAMNQPSEIRGRLSVTADQHISKIEIGGIAANIQLISIDL
- a CDS encoding SpoVR family protein, encoding MPESEIQALERSIAEITEIATGFGLDFYPMRYEICPADIIYTFGAYGMPTRFGHWSFGKTFHKMKSQYDFGLSKIYELVINSNPCYAFLLDGNSLVQNKLIVAHVLAHCDFFKNNMRFSMSNRDMVESMSATADRIADYSVTYGTEAVESFIDSVLAVQEHIDPSLIQPRKLGKTHLLEAKMKERKLTPPGSNRPANPYNELWDLDPNQAGPEEAPSSTRAFPPEPEKDIVWFIQQYSTALEDWQRDIMTMLHDEMLYFWPQMETKIMNEGWASYWHQRIMRELDLTSEETIEYAKLNSSVVQPSRQILNPYYLGLKIFEDIERRWDRDKMFEVRELESDISFIRSYLSKELVNDLDLYIFEKKGPEWKITDKAWEHVRDQLVLARVNGGSPYLVIQDADYERNGELLIIHRYESIELDLKYLERTLPHLYKLWGRTVHLQTVVEDKKALFTYDGKRVQRKFM
- a CDS encoding AraC family transcriptional regulator, whose product is MNYREDIDRCIAFIESNIREELSMDRIAAEAGYSVYHFCRVFSLCKGMPVIEYVRRRRLSLAASELFNGRRIIDIALDYGFETQSGFTKAFRKSFGYSPGQYAARLSRFTATATALEQGGYPMKPVIVTIPAFKVAGYGIETNIAGGSYTKDIASFWSHYEGENLESKMYEILDPPQHGEVGLCVPSPTEQNGNATYLLGVIVEDFSQVTADMLTIEVPTAEYAVFTTPPVDISGEQESDEFARVIQSTWKYIFEVWFPESGYVYDERKLDFEFYDERCHARPDTVMEIYVPVQAG